One stretch of Equus caballus isolate H_3958 breed thoroughbred chromosome 24, TB-T2T, whole genome shotgun sequence DNA includes these proteins:
- the LOC138920508 gene encoding tigger transposable element-derived protein 1-like codes for MIKDYEGGKSVMVIAHQWGTSYSTIAPILKIKNKVTEAVKGSASLKATRLTKIQEGPVSDMQKLLMTQIEDQTQKRVPLSTMTIMAKARSLFVMLKEKGGPNYDVEFTAASGWFKRFKNCYSLLHVKERGESASAHVKAAEEFGDKLIVQENYLPERMFTTGETSFWKQMHERAFIHEEATSMPSFKAIKDRITVLLGGNVAGYELKPFVVWHRENPQDLQAHQ; via the coding sequence atgattaaggactatgaaggtggaaaatcagtgatggttattgctcaccagtGGGGCACATCCTATTCCACCATAGCTCCGATCTTGAAGATcaagaacaaagtgacagaagctgttaaaggatctgcttcactGAAGGCAACAAGACTAACGAAAATTCAAGAAGGGCCTGTATCAGACATgcagaaacttctaatgacccagattgaagaccagacacagaagcgtgtccctctcagcaccatgacaatCATGGCCAAAGCTAGAAGTctgtttgtgatgttgaaagaaaagggtGGGCccaactatgatgttgaatttactgctgcctctgggtggtttaaacgattcaagaattgttattcaTTACTTCATGTGAAAGAGAGGGGTGAGTCTGCGAGTGCTCacgtgaaggcagctgaagaatttggGGATAAGCTGATTGTgcaggaaaattacttgccagagcgaATGTTCACCACGGGTGAAACCTCATTTTGGAAACAGATGCATGAAAGAGCTTTCATCCATGAGGAGGCCACGTCAATGCCAAGCTTCAAGGCtattaaggacaggataacagtcctgcttgggggcaatgttgcaggctatgAATTAAAACCCTTTGTGGTCTGGCACAGGGAGAACCCCCAGGACCTTCAAGCACATCAGTAA